A window from Thalassophryne amazonica chromosome 15, fThaAma1.1, whole genome shotgun sequence encodes these proteins:
- the clrn2 gene encoding clarin-2, whose protein sequence is MPGLWKRITFSVASVLCIASTALLVVALASERWVTGRILCKTGAEIVNASDPELDQFIGDIYYGLFQGRKTKKCGLGKRRSKIYIFPKLVQTLNSGLHMMVILFLLLAVGFALVSLSFCIYNARKVPYQSIKGHKGLYLWNFIAALFAALGVLCFLAAMRHHQLTERVANYRENLFRFVVLDDDLDWSFWLGVASIGMHFAICGVVAMSRIKLPKPERKKPKEPTISALDLLY, encoded by the exons ATGCCTGGACTGTGGAAACGGATAACGTTCTCCGTGGCCTCGGTGCTGTGTATCGCCTCCACAGCGCTCCTGGTCGTGGCCTTGGCCTCGGAGCGGTGGGTCACCGGCCGGATCCTGTGTAAAACCGGAGCGGAGATCGTAAACGCGTCCGATCCGGAGCTCGATCAGTTCATCGGGGATATTTACTACGGCCTGTTCCAGGGACGGAAGACGAAGAAGTGCGGGCTCGGGAAGAGGCGCTCCAAAATCTACA TCTTTCCAAAGCTGGTGCAGACTTTGAACAGCGGTCTTCATATGATGGTGATCCTCTTCCTTCTCCTGGCTGTGGGCTTTGCACTGGTCAGTCTGTCGTTTTGTATTTACAATGCTCGCAAGGTTCCCTACCAGAGCATCAAAGGTCACAAAGGACTGTACCTGTGGAACTTCATCGCTG CTCTGTTTGCAGCCCTCGGTGTGCTGTGTTTCCTGGCAGCCATGAGGCACCACCAACTGACCGAGCGGGTGGCCAACTATCGGGAGAACCTCTTCCGCTTTGTCGTCCTGGACGATGACCTGGACTGGTCTTTCTGGCTGGGCGTGGCCAGCATTGGTATGCACTTTGCCATCTGTGGTGTAGTAGCTATGAGCCGGATCAAACTCCCCAAACCAgagaggaagaaacctaaagaaCCCACCATCTCTGCTCTGGACCTGCTCTATTGA